From the Anaeromyxobacter dehalogenans 2CP-1 genome, the window GGGTCAACGCGGGTACCGGGAACGCGGGACGCGTGGACGTGCGGCGCGGTGCGCGCCGGGCTACCATCCGGCGGTGCCCACCCGCCGCCGCGGTCCGTTCTGGTTCTTCGTGCTGGCGATGGCGGTCGCGCTCGCCGGCGGCCTCGCCATCGTCGTCCTGGCGCGCCGGAGCGCGGCGGAGCGCCAGCTCCGGTACCGCGCGCCGGCGCCCGCGGAGCCGGCGCGCTGAGCTACTTCAGCTTCTCCTCCACCGACCGCACCTTCCCCGCGATGCTGTGGTCCGGCCGGTCCCGCCGGTCGTCGATCTGGATCGACGTCGAGACCCGGACGGCCCCCTCGGTGAACGGGTGCTCGTGCATCCGGCGCACGACCGCCAGGATCTCGTCGAGGTCGCCCTCGATGAGCGTTCCCATGGCGGTGAGCTGGCTGGTGAGCCGGGTGCCGCGGAGGATCCGCTCCACCCCGGCGACCCAGCGCGACACGCTCGGCGTCGCGGTGCCGAGCGGGGTGATCGCGACGAACACGACGGCCATGGTTCGCTCCTCCTCGGCGGCCCTCAGGGATCCGCGACCGCGCTCACGCGCAGCACCGTCCGGCCCAGGCGCACCGCGTCGCCCTCGCGGAGCTCGCGCTCGCCGTGCGGCGGGACGCGCGCGAACGTCCCGGTGGCGGAGCCGAGGTCGCGCAGGCGAGCGGTCCCGTCCGCCTCGATGCGCAGCTCGGCGTGCGCCGGCGCGATCGACGGGTCGTCGCCCAGCGACACCGCCGCGCCGGCCCGGCCCACGGTGATCGACGGCCCGCTGCGCACCCAGGTGCGCCCGGGCACGCCGCCCTCCAGCAGCTCCTCCACGGCCACCGCCGGCGGCGGCGGGCGCGGAGAGCCGATGCGCCGGGTGCCGTCGGCCGCGGGCAGCGGCGGCGGCGGCAGCGGCCCGGCGTAGCGGAGCAGCCGGCCGCCCACCGCGAACGGATCGCCGGGGCGGAGCGAGGCGGGGTGGCCGCGCAGTCGCACCAGCACGCCGCCCGGCGCGCCCTCGTCGCGGACCAGCAGCGCGCCGTCGCGGAACAGGAACGTGGCGTGGCGGTCGCCGATCGACGGGTCGTCGGCGAGGCGGAGCGCGCCCTCGCTGCGGCCGGCCACGGTGGTGGGGCGGGCCAGGCGGAACGGCGCGCGCGCCGGCCCGGGGCTCGGCTCGGGCACCAGCTCCACGCGGCCGGGCGCGAGCGGGGGCACCGCCGGGGACGGCGGAGGCGGGGCCGCGGCGGGGCGCGGGTCGGGCCGGAGCGCGGCCCGGATGGCGGAGGCCGGAATGAAGCGGGTGGCGGCGGCGCCGGCGCGACCGAGGGCGTGCACGAGCGGTGAACCGGGCGCGGGCGGCGCGGGGGCGGGCGGGGCGCTCGCCCGCGCAGGGGCCGGGGCCGCCGGCGCGGGGGCGGGTGCGGCGGTCCGCGCCCGAGGGGCCGGGGCGACCGGAGCCGGCGCCGGCGGGTTCGGGCCGCCGGTCGGCGGCGGCTCGCCCGCCCCGAGCGGCTTGCCGCAGGCGGAGCAGGCCCGGGCGCCCGGCTCGTTGTACGCGTCGCAGGCGCGGCAGACCACGCCGAGGATGCCGGTGAGCCGGCCGAACTCGAGCTCGCGGCCGCACGCCGGGCACCGGTCCATGGTGGCGTCGAGCGCCGCGCCGCAGCCTTCGCAGGTCATCCCGTCGCCTCTCCTGGCCCGGCGCGACGTTACCGCGCGCTGCCGGGGGACCTCAACGTCCGGTGCAGGCCGGGCCCGGGTCCAGACCACGCTGCCGCCCGCCTCCGCCGGGCCGGACGGCCCGCCGGGCGCCTCCCGCCGTCGCCCAGGGGGGACGCCCGCGACCCATCCCGGCGCCCGGTGCGTCCGCGGGTCATGGCACCGGGTGGCGCGCCGCGTTACGGGATCTGAGATGATGGGCAGGCTCACAGGCTTGCCGCACTCCGACGCGACCCGTTACGCTGGCCCTTCGACCTTGCTCAGGCTCAACGACATCCTGGACCGGGTATCCGGCTACCACCCCGATCCCGATCTCGACCTGATCAAGAAGGCCTACGTCTACAGCGCCAAGGTCCACCAGGGGCAGATCCGCAAATCGGGCGAGCCGTACCTGGTGCATCCGCTGGAGGTCGCGGGCATCCTCGCCGAGCTGAAGCTGGACGAGTCGTCGGTGGTGACCGGGCTGCTGCACGACACCATCGAGGACACCCTCGCCACGAAGAAGGAGATCTCCGAGCTGTTCGGCCCGGAGATCGCCGACCTGGTGGACGGGGTCACCAAGCTCTCGCAGTTCACCGCCGCCAACACCCAGGAGGAGAAGCAGGCGGAGAACTTCCGCAAGATGGTGGTGGCGATGGCGAAGGACATCCGCGTGCTGCTGGTGAAGCTCGCGGACCGCACCCACAACATGCGGACGCTCGACGCGATGAAGCCGGAGTCGCAGGAGCGCATCGCCCGCGAGACGCTGGACATCTACGCGCCGCTCGCGAACCGGCTCGGCATCCAGTGGATCAAGACCGAGCTGGAGGAGCTGTCGTTCAAGTACCTGCGCCCGGGCGACTACTCCGAGCTGAACGAGAAGGTCTCGGTGCGCGCCCGCGAGAAGGAGCGGTTCGTCGCGGAGGTGGTGGAGATCATCCGCCGCCGGCTGGCCGAGGCCGGCATGCAGGCCGACGTCTCCGGGCGCGTGAAGCACGTCTACTCGATCTACCGGAAGATGCGGCAGCTCGACGTGGACTTCGAGCAGATCCAGGACGTGGTCGGGTTCCGCGTCATCGTGGACACGGTGGCGGAGTGCTACGAGTCGCTCGGGTTCGTGCACTCGCTGTGGAAGCCGGTGCCGGGCCGCTTCAAGGACTACATCGCCATCCCGAAGCCCAACCTGTACCAGTCGCTCCACACCACCGTGGTCGGCCCGGCGGGCGAGCGCATCGAGGTGCAGATCCGCACCCGCGAGATGCACCGCATCGCCGAGGAGGGCGTGGCGGCGCACTGGGCCTACAAGGAGAAGGGGCGCGACGGGAAGGGCGCGGAGCTGTCGCGCAAGGACGCGGCGTCGTTCGGCTGGCTCCGCCAGCTGGTGGAGTTCCAGCGCGACCTCGCCGACCCGCGCGAGTTCCTGGAGACCGTCAAGGTCGACCTGTTCTCCGACGAGGTGTTCGTCTTCACGCCGAAGGGCGCGGTGAAGAGCCTGCCGCGCGGCGCCACGCCGGTGGACTTCGCCTACACCATCCACTCGGAGATCGGCGAGCACACCGTCGGCGCCAAGGTGAACGGCAAGCTCGTCCCGCTCCGCTACACGCTCAAGAACGGCGACACGATCGAGATCCTCACCAGCCCGAACGCGCACCCGTCCAAGGACTGGCTCACCTTCGTCAAGACCAGCCGCGCCCAGGCCCGCATCCGCCAGTTCATCCGGCAGGCCGAGCACCGGCGCTCGGTGGAGATCGGGCGCGACATCGCCGAGCGCGAGCTGCGCCGCTTCGGCGTCACGCTCAACAAGCTGCAGAAGGGCGGCGAGCTGGAGAAGGCGGCGCAGGCGCTCGGGTACCGGGTGGCGGACGACGTGCTCGCCGCGGTCGGCTACGGCAAGGTGTCGCCGGGGCAGCTCCTGCAGCAGGTGCTCCCGCCCGACCGGCTCGCCGAGCCGCCGCCGCCCGCCGAGGCGGCGCCCACCAGCCGCATCACCGAGCTGTTCCGGAAGATGGCGCGCCGCCCGACCGAGGGCGTCCGCATCAACGGCATCGACGACGTGCTGGTCCGCTACGGCAAGTGCTGCAACCCGGTGCCCGGCGACGCCATCGTGGGCTTCATCACCCGCGGGCGCGGCGTGACCGTGCACACCGCCTCGTGCGACAAGGTGCTGGGCATCGACCCGGAGCGGCGCGTGGACGTGGCCTGGGACGTGCGCGGCGACTTCAAGCGCCCGGTCTCGCTGCGGGTCATCACCACCGATCGCCCCGGCATCCTCGCCAAGATCTCGCAGACGTTCAGCGAGGCCGGCGTGAACATCTCGCAGGCGAGCTGCCGCACCACGCCGGGCGAGCGCGCGGTGAACGACTTCGAGGTCACCATCGGCGACCTGAAGCAGCTCAACTCGGTGATCCGCAGCATCGAACGGATCGAGGGCGTGCAGTCGGTCCAGCGCGTCTGAGGTGGCCCCCGCCGGCGCGTTGCCGGGGCCGCCGCGCGCGGGTAGGGTGCCGCGCATGAAGACCCCCATCGCGACGGACGGCGCCCCGAAGGCCATCGGCCCCTACAGCCAGGGCGTCGAGGCGCGCGGCAACCGCACGCTCTACTTCTCCGGTCAGATCCCGCTCGACCCGGCCACCGGCGAGCTGGTGAAGGGCACCATCGAGGAGGAGACGGCGCGCGCGCTCGGGAACCTGCGCGCGGCGCTCGCCGCCGCCGGCGCCGGCCCGGAGCACGTGGTGAAGACCACCGTGTTCCTCGCCGACCTCGGGGACTTCGCGAGGATGAACGCCGAGTACGCGAAGCACTTCCCCGCGCCGGCGCCGGCCCGCTCCACCGTGCAGGTGGCCGGGCTCCCCCGCGGCGCGCGCGTGGAGATCGAGGCGATCGCGGTCGTCGACTGACGGCGCGGGCTACGGCTCGACGTACTCGAACTGCTTGCCGGCGAAGTTGCGGAGCACCCAGCGCTTCCCCTCGTGGGAGACCACGTACTCGGGGTTCACCGGGATCTTTCCGCCGCCGTTCGGCGCGTCCACCACGAACTGCGGCACCGCCAGCCCGGAGGTGTGGCCGCGGAGCGCCTCGATGATGCGGATGCCGGCCTCGACCGGCGTGCGGAAGTGGCTGATGCCGCGCGCCAGGTCGCACTGGTAGATGTAGTAGGGCCGGATCCGCATGAGCAGGAGCTTGTGGTTCAGCTCCTTCACCACCGCCGGATCGTCGTTCACGCCCTTCAGCAGCACCATCTGGTTGCCGATGACGCAGCCGGCGTCGGCGAGGCGGCGGGCCGCCTCGAACGCCTCGGCGGTGCACTCCTTCGGATGGTTGAAGTGCGTGTTCACGTAGACCGGGTGGTGCCGGCGCAGCATGTACACGAAGTCGTCGGTCACGCGCTGCGGCAGCGTGACGAGGTTGCGCGTTCCGAGCCGGAAGATCTCCACGTGCGGGATGGCCCGGAGCCGGCCGAGGATGTGGTCGAGCCGGTCGTCGGAGAGCGACAGCGGGTCGCCGCCGGAGATCACCACGTCGCGGATCTCGGTGTGCTGCGCGATGTACGCGAGCGACTCCTCGATCTGCCGCTTGGCCGCGGCGCTGGTCGGGTCGGAGACCTTCCGCTTGCGGGTGCAGTGGCGGCAGTACACCGGGCAGTTGTGCGTCGTGTAGAACAGCACTCGGTCCGGGTAGCGGTGCGTGATGCCGGGCACCGGCATGTCCCGCTCCTCCGCGAGCGGGTCCTCGAGATCGGAGGCGAGGATGTTGAGCTCGCCCATCGTCGGCACCGACTGGAGGCGGATGGGGCAGGTCGGGTCCTCGGGGTCCATCAGCGCCGCGTAGTACGGCGTGATGCCCATGTGGAACTCGGCCTCGGTCTTCACCGCCGCCTCGCGCTCCTCGGGCGTGACGCGCAGGACGCGCTCGAGCTGCTCGAGCCGGATGACCCGCTCGCGCTGCTGCCAGTGCCAGTCGTTCCAGAGCGCGTCGGGCACGCCGGCCCAGATCGAGCGCGGGCCGGGCTTGAACCGGGACAGCACGTTCGCCACCGGGCGGGGCGCGTCCTCGTGCCGCACCGCCGGGGCCTTCGCCTCCCCGTTCGTCCGGCCGCCGCCGGCCAGCTCCTCGGTCACCCCGCCGACGTCGCCCATCACCGGAAGATTCGCCATGTCGTGCTCGCTCCAGGAGGCCCGGTCCGGCGGCCCGTTGCCCGCATTGCTTAACAGAGAGGGCCGCCATTGACATCTGCGACCGCGCCCCGGCGGTGTAGCCGAAAGGGGAGCCCTCGGCCGGAGGGCCGGTCTGGAACCCTGCAGGGCCTCTGGAGGTTTGACTCGGCTGCCTGCTGCCGTTACCTTCCGCGCCTCGCGTGCGCTCCCCCCCGGTCTCCTGAGGCCTGCGCCGCACCCGCGATGACCTGGCGAGAGCTCTTCCCCGGCACCACCGAGGCCGAGTGGCGCGACTGGCGCTGGCAGCAGCGCCATGCGCTCACCACGGCCGCCGACTTCGAGCGGTTGTTCCCGCTCACCGACGCCGAGCGCCGCGGCTTCGCGCTCGCCGCCGGCCACACCCGCGTGGCCGCGACGCCGTACTACGCCTCGCTCGTCGACCGCGACCACCCGGCCTGCCCGATCCGGCTGCAGGTCATGCCGTCGGCGGCCGAGGCGGTGCCCGCGCCGGGCGACCTCGACGATCCCATCGGCGAGGAGCCGCACCGCCCGGTGCGCGCCATCGTCCACAAGTACCCGGACCGCGCGCTCTTCCTGGCGGTGGACCGCTGCGCGGTCTACTGCCGCCACTGCACCCGCCGGCGCATCACCTTCAGCGACGACGAGGGCGGCTTCGACCGCGCCGCGGTGGAGGAGGGGATCGCCTGGGTGCGCGCGCACCGCGAGGTGCGCGACGTGATCGTCTCCGGCGGCGACCCGCTCTCGCTCTCCGATCAGAAGCTCGACGGGATCCTGGCGGGGCTCCGGGCCATCCCGCACGTGCAGGTGCTCCGCGTCGCCACGCGCGCGCCGGTCACGAACCCCATGCGCGTCACCGACGCGCTCGCGGCCGCGCTGCGCCGCCACGCGCCGCTGTTCGTGGTGACGCACTTCAACCATCCGAAGGAGTGCACGCCCGAGGCGCGCGAGGCCTGCGAGCGGCTGGTGGACCACGGCGTGCCGGTCGAGAACCAGTCGGTGCTGCTGCGCGGCCTGAACTCCTCGGCGCGCATCCTCACCGACCTGAACGAGCGCCTGCTCACGTTCCGCGTCCGCCCGTACTACCTGCACCAGGGCGACCTCGCCGCCGGCACCGGACACCTGCGCACGCCGCTCGCGGCGGGCGTGGCGATCCTCGAGGCGATGCGCGGGCGCACCAGCGGGCTCGCCATCCCGCACCTGGCGGTGGACCTCCCGGGCGGCGGCGGCAAGGTCACGCTGCAGCCGCAGTACCTCGCGGGGGAAGGCGAGGAGGGCGCGCGGGGCCACTGGCTCCGCAACGGGCGCGGCGAGCGCTACTTCTATCCGGAGCCGCCGGAGCAGGATTGCACCTGCCCCTACGAGGCGGTCTACTACCCCGCCGACGCGGCCGCGCGAGGCGGCCCGGCGGGCGGGGACGGCGAGGGCGAATGATCTCCAAGGTGATCGAGGCGCTGGCGGTGTTCACCACGTCGGTGATCTCGTCGATGGGCTACGGCGGCATCGTGCTGCTGATGGCCATCGAGAGCGCGTGCATCCCGCTGCCCTCCGAGATCATCATGCCGTTCGCCGGGTACCTCGTGTACCGGGGCGAGATGACGCTGCACGGCGCGGCGCTGGCCGGCGCCATCGGCTGCGTGGTCGGCTCCATCCCGGCCTACTACCTGGGCCAGTTCGGCGGCCGGCCGCTCATCGAGAAGTACGGCCGCTACGTGCTCCTCTCGCACAAGGAGCTCGACCTCGCCGACCGGCTGTTCCAGCGCTGGGGCCAGTGGGTGGTGTTCGCGGGCCGGCTGCTCCCGGTGATCCGCACGTTCATCGCGTTCCCCGCCGGCGTGTCGCGCATGCCGATGGGCAAGTTCGTCCTCTACACGTTCGTGGGCTCGTACCCCTGGTGCTACGCGCTCGCGTGGGTGGGCGAGTGGGCCGGCGAGGCGTGGCACACCGATCCGCGGGTCAAGGCGATCTACCACCGCTTCGAGCTCGTCATCGTCGTGGCCGGCGTGCTCGCCGTCGCCTGGTTCGTCTGGCACAAGGTGAAGGAGGCGCGCCGCGCCCGCGTGCCGGCCGCCGCCGACGAGGGCTGACGACCGCCGTGCGCCGCCCGCTCGCCACCGCCGCGGCGCTGGCCGCCGCGCTCGCCGCGGCCGCGGTCCCCGCGCGCGCCGAGGAGCTGATCCGCGTCCAGGTCCGGGCGCAGCCCGAGGAGATCCAGGAGCTGCGGCTCGAGGACTACGTGGCGGGCGTGGTGGCGGGCGAGATGCCGGGGAGCTTCCCGCCCGAGGCGCTCAAGGCGCAGGCGGTGGCCGCGCGCAGCTACGCGCTCACGCGCAAGGTGGAGGCGCAGGCGGCCAACCGGCGCTGGGACATCGCGAGCGGCGTCATCGCCCAGGTGTTCGCGGCGGGGCGCGCCAGCCCGCAGGCGCGCGCGGCGGTGGACGCGACGCACGGCGAGGTGCTGGTGCAGGGGATGGAGCCGGTGGAGGCGTACTTCCACGCGGCCTGCGGCGGGCGGACCGAGGCCGGCATGCCGGCGCTGGGGCGCGACCTGCCGTACCTCGCCTCGGTGGAGTGCGGGCGCTGCGATCGCGCGCCGCGCGTGCGCTGGTCGCTCGAGGTCGGCGCGGCGGAGCTGGGGCGGCTGGCCGGGCTGGGCGGGGCGGCCACGGCGGCGCGGGTGGTGGCGCGGAGCGCGAGCGGCCGCGCGGAGAAGGTGGAGGTGGCCGGGCGGGGGCGGCGGGTCACGCTCGCCGCCACCGACCTCCGGCAGCGGCTCGGCTGGGCGCGGCTGCCCTCGCTCGCGTTCGCCGTCCGCGAGGTGCGGCGCGGGTTCGCGTTCGACGGGCGCGGCCAGGGCCACGGCGCCGGGCTGTGCCAGTGGGGCGCGGCCGGGATGGCGCGCGAGGGGAGGGACTACCGCGAGATCCTCCGCCACTACTACCCGGGCACCGACGTGCTGCGCATGTACTGACCCGACCGTGCGCCTCTCCGACTTCGACTTCGCCCTGCCCGAGGGGCTGGTGGCCCAGGCGCCGGTCACGCCGCGCGACGCCTCGCGCCTCATGGTGCTCGCGCCGGAGGAGGGCTCGCCCGCGCACCGCGGCTTCGCCGACCTGCCGGAGCTGCTCGCGCCGGGCGACCTGCTCGTCTTCAACGACACGCGCGTCATCCCGGCGCGGCTGCTCGGCCACAAGGCGTCGGGCGGCAAGGTGGAGCTGCTCCTGTGCGAGCCGCTGGAGGGCGGGCTGGGCCGGCGCTGGCGGGCCATGGGGCAGGCCTCGAAGCCCATCCGCGAGGGCGCGGTGCTCACCTTCGACGGCCTCGAGGCGCGCGTCGACGACGTGGAGGGCGAGGGCTTCTACCGGGTCACGCTGGACCGCCAGGGCCCCGAGCTGGAGGCGGCGCTGGGCCGCGCCGGGCGCATCCCGCTGCCGCCGTACATCCGCCGCGCGCCGGACGCCGAGGACGCGGCGCGCTACCAGACCATCTGGGCGCGGGCGCCCGGCTCCGCCGCCGCGCCGACCGCCGGCCTGCACTTCACCGAGCCGCTGCTGGCGCGCCTCGCGGCGCGCGGGATCCGGCGCACCGCGGTCACGCTGCACGTCGGCCCGGGCACGTTCCTGCCCATCCGCGGCGACGACCTCGACCTGCACCGCATGCACGGCGAGCGCTACGAGGTGTCGCCCGCCGCCGCGGCGGAGCTCGCCGCGACCCGCGCGCGCGGCGGACGCATCGTGGCGGTGGGCACCACCTCGGTGCGCACGCTGGAGAGCGCCTGGCGCGACGGCGCCGTCGCCGCCGGCCCGGGCCGCACCGAGCTGTTCATCCGCCCCGGCCACCCGTTCCACGCGGTGGACGCGATGGTCACGAACTTCCACCTCCCCCGTTCCACGCTGCTGGTGCTGGTCTGCGCGTTCGGCGGCCAGGGCCGGGTGCTGGCCGCCTACCGCGAGGCGGTCGCGCGCGGCTACCGCTTCTTCAGCTACGGGGACGCGATGCTCCTGCTCCGCCGCTGAGCCCGGCGCGTCCCGTCCGGCGCGCCGTGAGGTGCGCCGGTGTGTGCTATACGGGCGGCGAGGAGCGGGGGGTTTGCACAGCGTCTCGGTCAACGTGGAGCCGGGTCAGTACCTGGCCGGCTGGCGGCCGGAGGCGGGGCAGATCTTCGTGCCGGCGCTCTCCGACTCGCGGGTGGGCGATCGCGTCGCGGTGCGGGTCGGGATCTACGGGCAGGCCATCCGGGCCACCCTCTACGGGAAGGTCGCCATGGTCCGGCGGATGGGGCGCCCGGCGCTGCCGCCCGGCGTGGACCTCGCGCTCGACCGCGCCTCGCTCCCGGCGGCCGGCTTCCTCGCCACCGCCGCGCGTGGCGAGCCGGTCTCGTTCCAGGAGCGGGCGCCGCGCTTCCCCTGCGACCTGCCGCTGCGGGTCGAGCACGCCGGGGGCGCGTTCGACACCGGCGCGCTCAACGTCTCGGACGGCGGCTGCGCGGTGCGCTGGCCCGGCCAGCTCCCGCTGGTCGGCGACCTGGTCGTGCTGCGGCTCGGCCGCGGGGTGTTCGCGCCGGCCGCGCGCGCGGTGGTGTGCTGGAACCAGCCCGGCGGCGCGATGGAGCGGAGCGCCGGGCTGCGGCTCGTCCTCGAGGGGCGCGCGGGCCGGGCCTGGCGCGGCGTGGTGGCCGGGGTGGCGCGCGTGGGGCGGCGCCCGGCTTGACAGGCCCGGCGGCGCGGGCGACACCGGCCCGGTGATCCGCTTCCAGCTCCTCGCCGAGGACGCCGCCGCCCGCCGCGGCCGGCTCGAGACCGCGCACGGCACCATCGAGACGCCGGTGTTCATGCCGGTGGGCACCGCCGCCACGGTGAAGACGCTCGAGCCGCGCGACCTCCAGGCGCTGGGCGCCGGCATCGTGCTCGCGAACACGTACCACCTGTACCTGCGCCCCGGGCACGAGCGGATCCAGCGCCTCGGCCGGCTGCACCGCTTCATGTCCTGGCCGGGCGCGGTGCTCACCGACTCGGGCGGCTTCCAGGTCTTCAGCCTGGGCGAGAAGGGCGCCGGCCGCGAGCGCGGCGGGCCCGGCCTGGTCGAGATCGCGGAGGAGGGCGTCACCTTCCGCAGCCACCTCGACGGCTCGCGCCACTTCCTCTCGCCGGAGCGGGCGATCGAGGTCCAGGAGGCGCTCGGCGCCGACGTGATCATGGCGTTCGACGAGTGCCCGCCGGCGCTCGCCGACCGCGCCTACCACGAGCTGTCGCTGGCGCGGACGCAGCGCTGGCTGGTGCGGTGCCGCGAGGCCTGGCGCGAGATCGAGGCGCGCGAGGGGCCGCGCTGCGCGCTGTTCGGCATCGCGCAGGGCGGGCTGTTCGGAGACCTGCGGGCGCGGGCCATCGAGGAGGCGGCCGCGCTGGACCTGCCCGGCTACGCGCTGGGCGGCTACGCGGTGGGCGAGACGCCGGCCGAGATGTGGGACGGCGTGGCCCGGGACGCGCCGCGGCTGCCGCGCGAGAAGCCGCGCTACCTCATGGGCGTGGGCACGCCGGAGGACCTGCTGGCGGGGATCGCCGCCGGCGTGGACCTGTTCGACTGCGTGCTCCCCACCCGCACCGCGCGCAACGGCCTGCTGTTCACGAGCCGCGGCAAGCTCGTGATCCGCAACGCGCGCTACGCGGACGACGAGCGGCCGGCCGATCCGGAGTGCGGGTGCTACGCCTGCCGGACGTTCACCCGCGCCTACCTCCGCCACCTGTTCAAGGCCGGCGAGATCCTGGCGCTCCGCGCGAACACCCTGCACAACCTGCACTTCTACCTGTCGCTCATGGCCGACGCCCGGCGCGCCATCGAGGAGGGCCGGTTCGCGGCGTTCCGCGCCGAGCGGCTGGCCGCCTGGCGCGCGGACGGCGACGGCTGACGGGGCCCGCCGGCCGGGTGCGCGCGGCCGCGCACGCCCGGGGGCCCCGGCGGGGAACAAAGGGGTTGCGGCCCTCGTCGAAATCACGCTAGAACACAGCGCTTTTTCTCACCCAAGCGGATCGAGCTCCGGAGCACATCCATGCATCCCGTCCTGCACGCCTTCCTGTCGCAGACCGCCGACGGTCAGGCGCAGAACCCCATCGTCGCCTTCCTGCCGTTCATCGCGATCGCGGTGGTCTTCTACTTCGTCTTCTTCCGCCCGCAGGCGAAGCAGGCGAAGGCGCACCAGGCGTTCGTGACCGCCCTGAAGAAGGGCGACGAGGTGGTGACGCAGAGCGGGATCATCGGCACGGTGGTGCTGGTGGAGGACCGCACGGTGACCATCGACGTCGGCGCGGGGACCAAGCTCCGCGTGCTCAAGGGCCAGGTCGCCGGCCAGTGGAAGCAGGTGGAGGCCCAGCCGGCCAAGGCGGAGGGGAAGAAGTAGATGGAACGCTCCTGGTACTGGCGCGTCGCGCTCGTCGTGGCGGTCGCGATCCTGTCGATCTACCAGCTCGTCCCGAGCTGGTTCTACTTCAAGCTCCCGCCCGACCAGCGGAACACCGAGGCGTACGACACCTCGGTGCCGGGCTGGGCGCCGGACGCGAAGCACCACCTCAACCTCGGCCTGGACCTCCAGGGCGGCATCCTGCTCTCCATGGGCGTGGACGTCGACCGGGCGGTGAAGACCAAGGTCGCCCGCCGCGCCGACGAGATCGGCGAGTTCCTGAAGGGCAAGAACGTCGCGTTCACCGGCACGCAGGTGGTCGGCGGCGGCGCGCAAGTCGAGGTGGCCGCCGCGAACCCGGGCGAGGTGAAGGACGCGGTGCTCGGCTCCTCCGGCTACGCGGAGGAGATGTACTCGCCGGGCGGCGCGCCGGAGGGCGCGGTCCGCTTCGCGTTCAAGGACTCGGTGCTCCGCGACTTCCGCGAGAAGGCGGTGAAGCAGGCGGAGAAGGTCATCCGCAACCGCGTGGACAAGTGGGGCGTCACCGAGCCCGACATCAAGACCAAGGCGAACAACCAGATCCAGGTCCAGCTCCCGGGCTTCAAGGATCCGGAGAAGGCCAAGGAGCTGCTGGGCCGCACCGCGCAGCTCGAGTTCAAGATCGCCGACGACGAGAACCCGGCGCTCGACCCGGTCCGCGGGCAGCTCCCGCAGTGCCAGGGCGACCGCCAGGGCCTGTCCCTGCCGCTCCCCGAGACCGGCTGCTGGACGGTGGAGCCGGTCGAGCTGCCGAACGGCGGCACGCGCGCGGCCACCATGGTCGCGGCGAACACCCGCACCGAGCTGGAGAAGGTCATCGCGGAGAAGCTGAACCCGCTGCTCGACCCGCAGAAGAACGCGGTCGGCATCGGCGAGGGCCAGGTCGGCCAGGGCCCCATCAAGACCACCTACTACCGGACCTACCTGCTCCGCGCGAAGACCGAGCTGACCGGCGACTACATCGCCGACGCGGCGGTGGCC encodes:
- the queA gene encoding tRNA preQ1(34) S-adenosylmethionine ribosyltransferase-isomerase QueA; translated protein: MRLSDFDFALPEGLVAQAPVTPRDASRLMVLAPEEGSPAHRGFADLPELLAPGDLLVFNDTRVIPARLLGHKASGGKVELLLCEPLEGGLGRRWRAMGQASKPIREGAVLTFDGLEARVDDVEGEGFYRVTLDRQGPELEAALGRAGRIPLPPYIRRAPDAEDAARYQTIWARAPGSAAAPTAGLHFTEPLLARLAARGIRRTAVTLHVGPGTFLPIRGDDLDLHRMHGERYEVSPAAAAELAATRARGGRIVAVGTTSVRTLESAWRDGAVAAGPGRTELFIRPGHPFHAVDAMVTNFHLPRSTLLVLVCAFGGQGRVLAAYREAVARGYRFFSYGDAMLLLRR
- the yajC gene encoding preprotein translocase subunit YajC — protein: MHPVLHAFLSQTADGQAQNPIVAFLPFIAIAVVFYFVFFRPQAKQAKAHQAFVTALKKGDEVVTQSGIIGTVVLVEDRTVTIDVGAGTKLRVLKGQVAGQWKQVEAQPAKAEGKK
- the tgt gene encoding tRNA guanosine(34) transglycosylase Tgt; the encoded protein is MIRFQLLAEDAAARRGRLETAHGTIETPVFMPVGTAATVKTLEPRDLQALGAGIVLANTYHLYLRPGHERIQRLGRLHRFMSWPGAVLTDSGGFQVFSLGEKGAGRERGGPGLVEIAEEGVTFRSHLDGSRHFLSPERAIEVQEALGADVIMAFDECPPALADRAYHELSLARTQRWLVRCREAWREIEAREGPRCALFGIAQGGLFGDLRARAIEEAAALDLPGYALGGYAVGETPAEMWDGVARDAPRLPREKPRYLMGVGTPEDLLAGIAAGVDLFDCVLPTRTARNGLLFTSRGKLVIRNARYADDERPADPECGCYACRTFTRAYLRHLFKAGEILALRANTLHNLHFYLSLMADARRAIEEGRFAAFRAERLAAWRADGDG
- a CDS encoding SpoIID/LytB domain-containing protein, with amino-acid sequence MRRPLATAAALAAALAAAAVPARAEELIRVQVRAQPEEIQELRLEDYVAGVVAGEMPGSFPPEALKAQAVAARSYALTRKVEAQAANRRWDIASGVIAQVFAAGRASPQARAAVDATHGEVLVQGMEPVEAYFHAACGGRTEAGMPALGRDLPYLASVECGRCDRAPRVRWSLEVGAAELGRLAGLGGAATAARVVARSASGRAEKVEVAGRGRRVTLAATDLRQRLGWARLPSLAFAVREVRRGFAFDGRGQGHGAGLCQWGAAGMAREGRDYREILRHYYPGTDVLRMY
- the secD gene encoding protein translocase subunit SecD, which produces MERSWYWRVALVVAVAILSIYQLVPSWFYFKLPPDQRNTEAYDTSVPGWAPDAKHHLNLGLDLQGGILLSMGVDVDRAVKTKVARRADEIGEFLKGKNVAFTGTQVVGGGAQVEVAAANPGEVKDAVLGSSGYAEEMYSPGGAPEGAVRFAFKDSVLRDFREKAVKQAEKVIRNRVDKWGVTEPDIKTKANNQIQVQLPGFKDPEKAKELLGRTAQLEFKIADDENPALDPVRGQLPQCQGDRQGLSLPLPETGCWTVEPVELPNGGTRAATMVAANTRTELEKVIAEKLNPLLDPQKNAVGIGEGQVGQGPIKTTYYRTYLLRAKTELTGDYIADAAVAVDQSDTLQRGRPVVSFKMSPEGARLMEKLTTENMRRRMATVLDDKVETAPYIQGRISSNGQITLGSGRNQQDMFDEANGIALVLKAGALPAPVTITEERTVGATLGPELVRKGTLAALVGLALVVVFMVVYYRGTGLVADVALALNGLLVLAVMSMIGTTLTLPGIAGFVLTLGMAVDANVLINERIREEMRAGRNVRQSVQLGYDRVFWTIVDSHVTTLVAGVVLFQYGSGPIRGFAVTLIIGLVASMFTSIVVTRVIMEYFTRHDTARLSV
- a CDS encoding PilZ domain-containing protein; this encodes MHSVSVNVEPGQYLAGWRPEAGQIFVPALSDSRVGDRVAVRVGIYGQAIRATLYGKVAMVRRMGRPALPPGVDLALDRASLPAAGFLATAARGEPVSFQERAPRFPCDLPLRVEHAGGAFDTGALNVSDGGCAVRWPGQLPLVGDLVVLRLGRGVFAPAARAVVCWNQPGGAMERSAGLRLVLEGRAGRAWRGVVAGVARVGRRPA